Proteins encoded within one genomic window of Brenneria nigrifluens DSM 30175 = ATCC 13028:
- a CDS encoding MMPL family transporter yields the protein MTSSGVSFSNRVRRAAVFWGMCCLALIAALLYLLPKAQINSSVLALLPQQSMGAIPPELQQGFMQRLDRQMVWLVTSGERADPAVAEWWLQRLRALPELQNVKGPIDADRQQQWGKFVFEHRNGLVDPAARARLENGGGAQADWVLAQLYSAFAGVSGNELRHDPLMLVRGSQLAMQQNASRLGLSQGWLSAKDAQGRSWYFLHGELRGGSFDMQHNRQLVDKLEELKASLHARFPAAEVLTRGTVLFSNHASQQAKHDVSTLGAATVAGVLLLIFSVFRSPRPLLLCALSVGIGALAGTVFTLLLFGELHLMTLVMSISIVGISADYTLYYLTERMVHGGSVSALESLRKVLPALLLALGTAAIAYLMMALAPFPGLRQLAVFAATGLTASCLTVVCWYPFLVRGLPVRPVPAMVPMGRWLAAWRRNRKLRWGLPLALLIISAAGLLRLEVNDDISQLQALPAALMQQERQITALTGQSADQTWFVVYGDSAQQTLQRLEQLAPKLRDAQRNGWLTTYRLLPLSSLRQQQYDAQLIAAAAPAVIGRLNEAGVEAAPPDVQPMPVTPETWLNSPISEGWRLLWLSLAQGKSGVLVPVGGVGDGAALAQLATTLPGVAWIDRKSSFDELFGFYRVMLGWLLAAALAAIALSYVLRLGLRRGLLSVVPSLLSLGGGLAALALSGHTLNLFSLLALVLVLGIGINYTLFFSNPRGTPMTSLLAVTLAMCVALLTLGMLVFSSTPAIGSFGIVLCSGIFTAFLLAPLALPDSKGKRK from the coding sequence ATGACGAGCAGCGGAGTTTCGTTTTCTAACCGGGTGCGCCGGGCGGCCGTTTTCTGGGGGATGTGCTGTCTTGCGCTGATCGCCGCGCTGCTCTATCTGTTGCCGAAGGCGCAGATCAACAGCAGCGTGCTGGCGCTGCTGCCGCAGCAGTCGATGGGCGCCATTCCCCCCGAACTGCAGCAGGGGTTTATGCAGCGCCTCGACCGGCAGATGGTGTGGCTGGTGACGTCCGGCGAGCGGGCGGACCCGGCGGTGGCCGAGTGGTGGCTGCAACGGCTGCGGGCGCTTCCCGAGCTGCAAAACGTTAAAGGCCCGATTGACGCCGATCGGCAGCAGCAATGGGGAAAGTTCGTATTTGAACATCGCAACGGGCTGGTTGATCCCGCCGCGCGCGCCCGGCTGGAAAACGGCGGCGGCGCGCAGGCGGACTGGGTGCTGGCGCAGCTTTACTCGGCGTTTGCCGGGGTAAGCGGCAACGAACTGCGTCACGACCCGCTGATGCTGGTGCGCGGCTCGCAGCTGGCGATGCAGCAAAACGCCAGCCGGCTGGGGCTGTCGCAGGGCTGGCTGAGCGCGAAAGATGCGCAGGGCCGCAGCTGGTATTTCCTGCACGGCGAGCTGCGCGGCGGTTCGTTCGATATGCAGCATAACCGCCAACTGGTGGATAAGCTCGAGGAGCTCAAGGCGTCGCTTCACGCGCGGTTCCCCGCCGCCGAGGTGCTGACGCGCGGTACGGTGCTGTTCAGCAACCATGCCAGCCAGCAGGCGAAGCATGATGTCTCCACCCTGGGCGCGGCGACGGTGGCGGGGGTATTGCTGCTGATTTTCTCGGTGTTTCGCTCCCCGCGGCCTTTGCTGCTGTGCGCGTTGTCGGTGGGGATTGGCGCGCTGGCGGGAACGGTGTTTACGCTGCTGCTGTTCGGCGAGCTGCATCTGATGACGCTGGTGATGAGCATCAGCATTGTCGGCATTTCGGCGGATTACACCCTCTACTACCTGACCGAGCGCATGGTGCATGGCGGCAGCGTTTCGGCGCTTGAGAGCCTGAGAAAAGTGCTGCCCGCTTTGCTGCTGGCGCTGGGGACGGCGGCGATCGCCTATCTGATGATGGCGCTGGCGCCGTTTCCCGGTTTACGGCAGTTGGCGGTATTTGCGGCGACGGGGCTGACGGCGTCCTGCCTGACGGTGGTGTGCTGGTATCCTTTTCTGGTCAGGGGCCTGCCGGTACGGCCGGTTCCCGCCATGGTGCCGATGGGGCGCTGGCTGGCCGCCTGGCGGCGTAACCGCAAGCTTCGCTGGGGGCTGCCGCTGGCGCTGCTGATTATCTCCGCGGCCGGGCTGCTGCGGCTGGAGGTGAACGATGATATTTCGCAGCTTCAGGCGCTGCCGGCGGCGCTAATGCAGCAGGAGAGACAGATAACCGCGCTGACGGGACAGAGCGCCGATCAAACCTGGTTTGTGGTCTACGGCGACAGCGCGCAGCAGACCCTGCAGCGGCTGGAGCAACTGGCGCCCAAACTGCGCGACGCGCAGCGGAACGGGTGGTTAACCACCTACCGCCTGCTGCCGCTCTCTTCGCTGCGGCAGCAGCAGTACGACGCGCAGCTGATTGCGGCGGCGGCGCCCGCGGTGATCGGGCGTCTTAACGAGGCGGGCGTGGAGGCGGCGCCGCCAGATGTTCAACCGATGCCGGTAACGCCCGAAACCTGGCTGAACAGCCCGATAAGCGAAGGGTGGCGGCTGCTGTGGCTGTCGCTGGCGCAGGGAAAAAGCGGGGTGCTGGTGCCGGTCGGCGGCGTCGGCGACGGCGCCGCGTTGGCCCAGTTGGCGACAACGCTGCCCGGCGTGGCGTGGATTGATCGCAAAAGCAGCTTTGATGAGCTGTTCGGTTTTTACCGCGTGATGCTGGGCTGGCTGTTGGCGGCGGCGCTGGCGGCCATTGCCCTGAGCTATGTCCTGCGTCTGGGGCTGCGCCGCGGGCTGTTGAGCGTGGTGCCTTCGCTGCTGTCGCTGGGCGGCGGTCTGGCGGCGCTGGCGCTGAGCGGCCATACGCTGAACCTGTTTTCATTGCTGGCCCTGGTGCTGGTGCTGGGCATCGGCATTAACTACACGCTGTTTTTCAGCAACCCGCGCGGTACGCCGATGACCTCGCTGCTGGCGGTTACGCTGGCGATGTGCGTGGCGCTGTTGACGCTCGGCATGCTGGTGTTCAGCAGCACGCCGGCGATCGGCAGCTTTGGCATTGTGCTGTGCAGCGGTATTTTTACCGCTTTTCTGCTGGCGCCGCTGGCGTTGCCTGATTCAAAAGGGAAAAGAAAATGA
- a CDS encoding beta-ketoacyl-ACP synthase has product MRRVVVTGMGGVTAFGESWQRVSDGLRAGRNAIRKMPEWGVYDGLNTQLGSPIDDFTLPEHYTRKRIRSMGRVSLMATRATELALQQAGLLEHPVLTSGETGIAYGSSTGSTGPVSDFATMLTEKHTNNITGTTYVQMMPHTTAVNAGLFFGLRGRVIPTSSACTSGSQAIGYAWEAIRHGYQTVMVAGGAEELCPSEAAVFDTLFATSQRNDAPHTTPSPFDAGRDGLVIGEGAGTLVLEELEHAQARGATIYAELVGFFTNCDAAHITQPQRETMQICIEGSLRCAGLSAGDIGYINAHGTATDRGDVAESLATAAVFGDATPISSLKSYFGHTLGACGALEAWMSIEMMREGWFAPTLNLRQPAQDCGALDYIMGEPRYIDTDYVQSNNFAFGGINTSLIFRRWK; this is encoded by the coding sequence ATGCGTCGTGTGGTGGTAACGGGAATGGGCGGCGTGACCGCGTTTGGCGAGTCCTGGCAGCGCGTGTCAGACGGCCTGCGCGCCGGGCGCAATGCGATACGCAAGATGCCGGAGTGGGGGGTGTACGACGGCCTGAATACGCAGTTGGGCTCGCCGATTGATGATTTCACGCTGCCGGAGCATTACACCCGTAAACGCATTCGCTCCATGGGGCGCGTCTCGCTGATGGCGACGCGCGCCACCGAGCTGGCGCTGCAACAGGCGGGTCTGCTGGAGCATCCGGTATTGACCAGCGGGGAAACCGGCATCGCCTACGGCTCGTCGACGGGCAGCACCGGGCCGGTGAGCGATTTCGCCACCATGCTGACGGAAAAACACACCAATAATATTACCGGCACCACCTATGTACAGATGATGCCGCACACCACGGCGGTGAATGCCGGGCTGTTCTTCGGCCTGCGCGGCCGCGTTATCCCCACCTCCAGCGCCTGTACTTCCGGCAGCCAGGCGATTGGCTACGCCTGGGAAGCGATTCGCCACGGCTACCAGACTGTGATGGTCGCCGGCGGCGCGGAGGAGCTGTGCCCTTCGGAGGCGGCGGTGTTTGACACCCTGTTCGCCACCAGCCAGCGCAATGACGCCCCGCACACTACGCCGTCGCCTTTCGACGCCGGGCGCGACGGGCTGGTGATCGGCGAGGGCGCCGGGACGCTGGTGCTGGAAGAGCTGGAGCATGCGCAGGCGCGCGGGGCGACCATTTACGCCGAGCTGGTGGGGTTCTTTACCAACTGCGATGCGGCGCATATCACTCAGCCGCAGCGCGAAACCATGCAGATTTGTATCGAGGGTTCACTGCGCTGCGCGGGGCTGAGCGCTGGCGATATCGGTTATATCAATGCGCACGGCACGGCGACGGATCGCGGAGACGTGGCGGAAAGTCTGGCGACGGCGGCGGTTTTCGGCGACGCGACGCCGATCTCTTCCCTGAAAAGTTATTTCGGTCACACTCTGGGCGCCTGCGGCGCGCTGGAAGCCTGGATGAGCATTGAAATGATGCGCGAAGGCTGGTTTGCCCCCACACTCAACCTGCGGCAGCCGGCGCAAGACTGCGGTGCGCTGGATTATATTATGGGCGAGCCGCGTTATATCGACACCGACTATGTGCAGTCCAATAACTTCGCCTTCGGCGGCATCAATACCTCGCTGATTTTCCGCCGCTGGAAATAA
- a CDS encoding LolA family protein — protein sequence MIRIMIAVLLLLSGAAQGVTLDELQRRFSSQPVVRADFTQLRAIKGMAKPLKSSGQLLIAQDKGLWWHQAMPFSLTMVLDDTRMVQVMNDQPPQIVTAENNPQMFQFNHLLRALFQADRRVLEQNFAIGFSDLGQGRWRLALTPKTSPLDKLFNAITLNGGEFLDAIELDDRQGDMTRITLSNQRLTPRTLSDDEQRSFVF from the coding sequence ATGATACGAATAATGATTGCGGTTTTACTGCTGTTGAGCGGCGCGGCGCAGGGCGTCACGCTGGACGAGCTGCAACGGCGGTTCAGCAGTCAGCCGGTGGTGCGCGCCGACTTTACCCAGCTGCGCGCCATCAAGGGCATGGCGAAACCGCTTAAATCCAGCGGCCAGCTGTTAATCGCCCAGGACAAAGGGCTGTGGTGGCACCAGGCCATGCCGTTCTCCCTGACCATGGTGCTGGATGATACGCGCATGGTGCAGGTGATGAACGATCAGCCGCCGCAGATCGTCACCGCGGAAAACAATCCGCAGATGTTTCAGTTCAATCACCTGCTGCGCGCCCTGTTTCAGGCCGATCGCCGCGTGCTGGAGCAAAACTTCGCCATCGGCTTCAGCGATCTCGGCCAAGGGCGATGGCGGCTGGCGCTGACGCCGAAAACCTCGCCGCTGGATAAGCTGTTCAACGCCATCACGCTGAACGGCGGCGAGTTTCTCGACGCTATTGAACTGGACGATCGCCAGGGCGATATGACCAGAATTACCCTGAGCAATCAACGGCTCACACCCAGGACGTTAAGCGATGACGAGCAGCGGAGTTTCGTTTTCTAA
- the pstA gene encoding phosphate ABC transporter permease PstA, translating to MAALNTEQQASLARSRHKMQAWRRQKNRIALCLSMVTMAFGLFWLVWILFSTISKGMDGMSLALFTEMTPPPNSPGGGLANAIVGSGLLILWATVLGTPLGIMAGIYLAEYGRKSWVAEVIRFINDILLSAPSIVVGLFVYTLVVAKMQHFSGWAGVIALALLQIPIVIRTTENMLKLVPDSLREAAYALGTPKWKMISAITLKASVSGIMTGILLAIARIAGETAPLLFTSLSNQFWSTDLMHPIANLPVTIFKFAMSPFVEWQQLAWAGVLLITLCVLLLNILARVIFSAKKH from the coding sequence ATGGCTGCGTTAAACACGGAACAACAAGCGTCGCTGGCGCGTTCGCGACATAAAATGCAGGCCTGGCGGCGTCAGAAAAACCGCATAGCCCTGTGTTTATCCATGGTTACCATGGCGTTCGGCCTTTTCTGGCTGGTGTGGATCCTGTTTTCAACCATCAGTAAAGGGATGGACGGCATGTCGCTGGCGTTATTTACCGAAATGACGCCGCCGCCGAATAGCCCGGGCGGCGGGCTGGCGAACGCCATTGTCGGCAGCGGCCTGCTGATCCTGTGGGCGACGGTGTTGGGCACGCCGCTGGGGATTATGGCCGGTATCTATCTGGCGGAATACGGGCGGAAATCATGGGTCGCCGAAGTGATTCGTTTTATTAACGATATCTTGCTTTCCGCGCCGTCCATCGTGGTCGGGCTGTTTGTCTACACCCTGGTGGTGGCGAAAATGCAGCACTTCTCCGGCTGGGCCGGGGTGATTGCGCTGGCATTGTTGCAGATACCCATTGTTATCCGCACCACGGAAAATATGCTCAAGCTGGTGCCGGACAGCCTGCGCGAAGCGGCCTATGCGCTGGGAACCCCGAAATGGAAGATGATTTCCGCCATCACGCTGAAAGCCTCGGTTTCCGGCATTATGACCGGGATTTTACTGGCGATAGCGCGCATTGCCGGGGAAACCGCGCCGCTGCTGTTTACCTCGCTCTCCAATCAGTTCTGGAGCACGGACCTGATGCATCCGATCGCCAACCTGCCGGTCACCATATTCAAGTTCGCCATGAGTCCGTTCGTTGAGTGGCAGCAGCTGGCCTGGGCGGGGGTATTGCTGATTACCCTGTGCGTTCTGCTGCTGAATATTCTGGCGCGGGTTATTTTTTCCGCCAAGAAACACTAA
- a CDS encoding DUF3261 domain-containing protein — protein sequence MTFLRCGLLLVGALLLSGCAGKHDDTRPQAWLKPGVKVTLPAPGITPAVNEQQLLTGTFGGKRQSLLVMLSADDKQLSLVGLSSIGIRLFLVTYDAQGIRTEQSIVLPQMPPASQVLADIMLSHWPIALWQKQLPAGWTLRDNGDSRQLRDNHGDLITEIRYMTRNDRREPISVQQFAFGYHIVIQHLDG from the coding sequence ATGACATTTTTACGATGCGGGCTATTGCTGGTCGGCGCGCTGTTGCTGAGCGGCTGCGCCGGCAAGCATGACGACACCCGCCCGCAGGCGTGGCTCAAGCCGGGGGTGAAAGTGACGCTGCCCGCGCCGGGCATTACGCCGGCCGTCAATGAGCAACAGCTGTTGACCGGAACCTTCGGCGGCAAGCGGCAGTCTCTGCTGGTGATGCTAAGCGCCGACGACAAACAGCTCTCTCTGGTCGGGCTCTCCTCAATCGGTATTCGCCTGTTTCTGGTGACCTATGACGCGCAGGGCATCCGCACCGAGCAGTCCATCGTGCTGCCGCAGATGCCGCCGGCCAGCCAGGTGCTGGCGGATATTATGCTCAGCCACTGGCCGATAGCCCTATGGCAGAAACAGCTTCCCGCCGGCTGGACGCTACGGGATAATGGCGACAGCAGGCAACTGCGGGATAATCACGGCGATTTGATTACGGAAATTCGCTATATGACGCGCAACGATCGGCGTGAGCCCATCAGCGTTCAGCAGTTCGCCTTTGGTTACCATATCGTTATTCAACATCTGGACGGCTAG
- a CDS encoding 3-ketoacyl-ACP reductase FabG2 — protein sequence MTRSVLVTGASKGIGRAIALRLAADGFTVAVHYHRDRDGAEDTLRRILDANGAGRILGFDIADREACRAVIGQDIEAHGAYYGVVSNAGITSDGAFPALDDQAWDSVIHTNLDSFYNVIHPCVMPMIGLRQGGRIITLSSVSGIMGNRGQVNYSAAKAGIIGASKALAVELAKRKITVNCIAPGLIDTGMIQMEPLAVAEAMKMIPMKRMGQADEVAGLAGYLMSDIAGYVTRQVISINGGML from the coding sequence ATGACGCGTAGCGTGTTAGTGACCGGCGCCAGTAAGGGGATTGGTCGAGCCATTGCCCTGCGCCTGGCGGCGGATGGCTTTACCGTCGCGGTGCATTACCACCGCGACAGAGACGGCGCTGAAGATACGCTGCGCCGCATCCTCGACGCCAACGGCGCCGGCCGCATCCTCGGGTTCGATATCGCCGACCGGGAGGCGTGCCGCGCGGTTATCGGGCAGGATATCGAGGCGCACGGCGCCTATTACGGCGTGGTCAGCAATGCCGGCATCACCAGCGACGGCGCCTTTCCCGCGTTGGACGACCAGGCCTGGGACAGCGTGATCCACACCAATCTCGATAGCTTCTATAACGTGATTCACCCCTGCGTGATGCCGATGATCGGCCTGCGCCAGGGGGGACGCATCATTACCCTGTCCTCGGTTTCCGGGATCATGGGTAACCGCGGGCAGGTTAACTACAGCGCGGCGAAGGCCGGAATTATCGGCGCTTCCAAGGCGCTGGCCGTCGAACTGGCGAAGCGGAAAATTACCGTCAACTGCATCGCCCCCGGATTGATCGATACCGGCATGATTCAAATGGAGCCGCTAGCCGTTGCAGAAGCGATGAAAATGATCCCCATGAAACGCATGGGGCAGGCGGATGAGGTCGCGGGGCTGGCGGGTTATCTTATGTCCGATATCGCCGGATACGTAACGCGTCAGGTGATTTCTATTAACGGAGGGATGCTGTGA
- the pstS gene encoding phosphate ABC transporter substrate-binding protein PstS, whose protein sequence is MKLMRTTIASIAAAAFSLTAVSAFAAVNLTGAGATFPAPVYAKWADSYQKETGNKVNYQGIGSSGGVKQILAKTVDFGATDAPLSDDKLAQDGLFQFPTVIGGVVLAVNVPGIKSGDLTLDGKTLGDIYLGKIKKWNDPAITKLNPNAKLPDQDIAVVRRADGSGTSFVFTSYLAKVNAEWKEKIGSGSTVNWPTGLGGKGNDGIAAFVQRLPGSIGYVEYAYAKQNNLAYTKLVSADGKVVSPTGESFSNAAKGADWNTSFAQDLTNQKGENAWPISSTTFILVQKQQPKAELGAEVLKFFDWAYTKGGDEATALDYAILPTEVVEQIRAAWKANIKDGSGKALY, encoded by the coding sequence ATGAAACTTATGCGTACCACTATTGCCAGTATCGCCGCCGCGGCGTTTTCGCTGACGGCGGTTTCCGCCTTTGCCGCCGTCAATCTCACCGGCGCTGGTGCGACATTCCCCGCGCCGGTCTATGCCAAATGGGCTGACTCCTATCAAAAAGAAACCGGTAATAAAGTCAACTATCAGGGCATCGGATCGTCAGGCGGCGTAAAACAGATTCTCGCCAAGACCGTGGATTTCGGCGCGACGGATGCGCCGCTGTCCGACGATAAGCTGGCGCAGGACGGCCTGTTCCAGTTTCCGACGGTTATCGGCGGCGTGGTGCTGGCGGTTAATGTTCCGGGCATCAAATCCGGCGATCTGACGCTGGATGGTAAAACGCTGGGTGATATCTACCTGGGTAAAATCAAGAAGTGGAACGATCCCGCCATCACCAAACTGAACCCGAACGCCAAGCTGCCGGATCAGGATATCGCGGTGGTGCGTCGCGCCGATGGTTCGGGCACCTCTTTCGTGTTCACCAGCTACCTGGCGAAAGTGAATGCGGAGTGGAAGGAAAAAATCGGTTCCGGCTCCACGGTTAACTGGCCGACCGGTCTGGGCGGCAAAGGCAACGACGGGATTGCCGCCTTCGTTCAGCGTCTGCCGGGTTCCATTGGCTACGTTGAATACGCGTACGCCAAGCAGAATAACCTGGCCTACACCAAACTGGTTTCCGCGGACGGCAAAGTCGTCAGCCCGACCGGGGAAAGTTTCAGTAATGCGGCCAAAGGCGCAGACTGGAACACCTCTTTCGCTCAGGATCTGACTAACCAGAAAGGCGAGAATGCCTGGCCGATCTCTTCAACCACTTTTATTCTGGTGCAGAAACAGCAGCCGAAAGCCGAGCTGGGCGCTGAAGTGCTGAAGTTCTTTGACTGGGCTTATACCAAAGGCGGCGATGAGGCAACGGCGCTGGATTATGCTATTTTACCCACTGAAGTGGTAGAGCAGATCCGCGCCGCCTGGAAGGCCAATATTAAAGACGGCAGCGGTAAGGCGCTGTATTAA
- a CDS encoding beta-ketoacyl-[acyl-carrier-protein] synthase family protein, with the protein MIYINAVGALNALGNTLDEIADNLAGGVAPGMRHDGGWLVQGKACWTGNVDADLPAIPPALAGHDSRNNRLLLAALAQIRPQVDKAIARFGADRVAVILGTSTSGLDEADRYVSSKLPSYCYAQQELGDPSRFLAAYLRLNGPAYTLSTACSSSARALISGKRLIDAGLADAAIVGGADTLSRMPLNGFDSLESLSPTRCQPFSERRNGITIGEGAALMLISGEPDGVSLLGVGESSDAHHMSAPHPEGEGAARAIRMALAHAGLRPEDIGYINLHGTATRLNDRIEAKVVQSIFGERVPCSSTKHLTGHTLGAAGICEAAICWLLLTRELPLPPQDFSQGARDETLPPCGLLSESGRLARPVILSNSFAFGGNNACLIVGKAHG; encoded by the coding sequence ATGATTTACATTAACGCTGTGGGTGCGCTTAACGCCTTGGGCAACACGCTGGATGAGATAGCCGACAACCTTGCCGGCGGCGTCGCGCCGGGCATGCGCCACGACGGCGGCTGGCTGGTGCAGGGGAAAGCGTGCTGGACCGGCAACGTCGATGCGGATTTGCCGGCGATACCGCCGGCGCTGGCCGGGCACGACAGCCGTAATAATCGACTGTTGCTGGCGGCGCTGGCGCAAATCCGCCCGCAGGTGGATAAGGCCATCGCCCGGTTCGGCGCCGATCGCGTCGCCGTGATCCTGGGAACCAGCACCTCGGGTCTGGACGAAGCCGACCGCTACGTCAGCAGTAAGCTGCCGAGCTATTGCTATGCCCAGCAGGAACTGGGCGATCCCTCGCGTTTTCTGGCCGCCTATCTGCGGCTGAACGGCCCGGCCTATACCCTTTCCACCGCCTGCTCTTCCAGCGCCAGGGCGCTGATCAGCGGGAAACGGCTGATTGACGCCGGGCTGGCGGATGCGGCGATCGTCGGCGGCGCGGACACGCTGAGCCGCATGCCGCTCAACGGCTTCGACAGTCTGGAGTCCCTGTCGCCGACGCGCTGCCAGCCGTTCAGCGAGCGGCGCAACGGGATTACCATTGGCGAAGGGGCCGCCTTGATGCTGATTAGCGGCGAGCCTGACGGCGTATCGCTGCTGGGCGTCGGCGAATCTTCCGATGCGCACCATATGTCGGCGCCGCATCCCGAAGGGGAAGGCGCGGCGCGGGCGATCCGCATGGCGTTGGCGCACGCCGGGCTACGGCCCGAGGATATCGGCTACATCAATCTGCACGGCACGGCGACGCGCCTTAACGATCGGATCGAGGCGAAAGTAGTGCAGTCAATCTTTGGCGAGCGCGTGCCCTGTAGTTCCACCAAGCACCTGACCGGCCATACGCTGGGCGCGGCGGGTATTTGCGAGGCGGCGATCTGCTGGCTGCTGCTGACGCGCGAACTTCCCTTGCCGCCGCAGGATTTTTCACAGGGCGCGCGGGATGAAACGCTGCCGCCCTGCGGTTTGCTTAGCGAGTCGGGACGACTGGCGCGGCCTGTGATTCTGTCCAACTCCTTTGCCTTTGGCGGCAATAACGCCTGCCTGATTGTGGGGAAAGCCCATGGCTGA
- a CDS encoding hotdog family protein: MADYLPAASYLPHESPMVLVDEVIHVDNEHARCRVAVSRDGILALFLDGEGHLPAWFGIEIIAQTIGVWAGWHARRNHGQKPRPGMLLGGRGYRCRQAFFPAASQLDVSVTLLMRDEKIGCFDGEIRIDGEKYAAGRLNTYQPDDNELKQLLAQGKE, from the coding sequence ATGGCTGACTATCTGCCGGCGGCGAGCTATCTGCCCCACGAATCGCCGATGGTGCTGGTGGACGAGGTGATCCACGTCGATAATGAACACGCCCGTTGCCGGGTGGCGGTGAGCCGCGACGGCATTCTGGCGCTTTTTCTTGATGGCGAGGGGCATCTGCCCGCTTGGTTCGGCATTGAAATCATCGCCCAGACGATTGGGGTGTGGGCGGGCTGGCACGCTCGCCGCAACCATGGTCAAAAACCGCGTCCCGGCATGCTGCTGGGCGGGCGGGGCTATCGCTGCCGTCAGGCGTTTTTCCCCGCCGCGTCGCAGCTTGATGTGAGCGTGACGCTATTGATGCGTGATGAAAAGATCGGCTGTTTTGACGGTGAAATCAGGATTGACGGCGAAAAATACGCCGCCGGCAGGCTTAATACCTATCAGCCGGATGACAATGAATTAAAACAACTTTTAGCACAGGGAAAAGAGTAA
- the pstC gene encoding phosphate ABC transporter permease PstC, protein MAEYKPTIKAPGKHGDIIFGALVKLAALVTLLLLGGIIVSLIVASWPSIEKFGFSFLWTKDWDAPAEQFGALVPIYGTVVTSLIALIIAIPISFGIALFLTELAPGWLRRPLGVAIELLAAIPSIVYGMWGLFVFAPLFAKYFQQPLGSVLSGIPIVGALFSGPAFGIGILAAGVILAIMIIPYIAAVMRDVFEQTPVMMKESAYGIGCTTWEVIWRIVLPYTKNGVIGGIMLGLGRALGETMAVTFIIGNTYQLDSISLYMPGNSITSALANEFAEAESGLHTAALMELGLILFVITFIVLACSKLMIMRLTKNEGTR, encoded by the coding sequence ATGGCTGAGTATAAGCCAACTATCAAAGCCCCCGGGAAACATGGCGATATCATTTTTGGCGCGCTGGTGAAACTGGCCGCTCTGGTGACGCTGTTGTTGTTAGGGGGCATTATTGTTTCCCTGATTGTGGCCTCCTGGCCCAGCATCGAAAAATTTGGTTTTTCCTTTCTGTGGACCAAAGACTGGGATGCGCCGGCCGAGCAATTCGGCGCCCTGGTGCCGATCTACGGCACCGTGGTCACCTCGCTGATCGCCCTGATTATCGCCATACCCATCAGTTTCGGCATCGCGCTGTTTTTGACCGAACTGGCGCCGGGCTGGCTGCGGCGTCCTCTGGGCGTCGCCATTGAGCTGCTGGCCGCCATCCCCAGCATCGTCTACGGCATGTGGGGGCTGTTTGTTTTTGCACCGCTGTTCGCCAAATATTTCCAACAGCCGTTGGGCAGCGTGCTATCCGGTATCCCGATTGTCGGCGCGCTGTTCTCCGGTCCGGCGTTCGGCATCGGCATTCTTGCCGCCGGGGTGATTCTGGCCATCATGATTATTCCGTACATCGCGGCGGTGATGCGCGACGTGTTTGAACAGACGCCGGTGATGATGAAAGAGTCCGCCTACGGTATTGGCTGCACCACCTGGGAAGTTATCTGGCGTATCGTTCTGCCTTATACCAAGAACGGGGTGATTGGCGGCATTATGCTGGGGCTGGGTCGCGCGCTGGGCGAAACCATGGCGGTCACCTTTATTATCGGCAATACCTACCAGTTGGACAGCATATCGCTGTATATGCCCGGCAACAGTATTACCTCGGCGCTGGCCAATGAATTCGCCGAGGCGGAGTCCGGCCTGCATACCGCCGCCCTGATGGAACTGGGGCTGATCCTGTTTGTGATCACCTTTATTGTTCTGGCGTGCTCAAAGTTGATGATTATGCGTCTGACAAAGAATGAGGGGACGCGCTGA